The Peribacillus sp. FSL P2-0133 genome has a segment encoding these proteins:
- a CDS encoding YfiT family bacillithiol transferase, whose protein sequence is MKMDLRYPVGKFQFEGEITSGIAEGWLNEIEALPRMLREAVGNMNDEQLDTAYRPGGWTVRQVVHHVADSHMNAFIRFKLALTEESPVIKPYEEAKWAELPDYDLAIEVSLSLIESVHIRMCKLLSGLHADDMGRTFIHPDSGEVTVGENIGIYAWHGRHHLAHITSLSKRQGW, encoded by the coding sequence ATGAAGATGGATTTAAGATACCCGGTTGGAAAGTTTCAGTTTGAAGGGGAAATTACAAGTGGTATAGCCGAGGGGTGGCTCAACGAGATTGAAGCTTTGCCTCGGATGCTGCGGGAAGCGGTAGGTAACATGAATGATGAACAGCTTGATACGGCTTATCGGCCTGGAGGATGGACGGTGCGTCAAGTGGTGCATCATGTTGCTGATAGTCATATGAATGCGTTTATTCGTTTTAAATTGGCCCTTACGGAAGAAAGTCCAGTCATTAAACCGTACGAAGAGGCGAAATGGGCAGAGCTGCCTGATTATGATTTGGCGATTGAAGTTTCTCTATCACTAATTGAAAGTGTACATATCCGGATGTGCAAACTTTTATCGGGTCTTCATGCAGACGACATGGGCCGAACATTCATCCATCCTGATTCAGGAGAGGTGACGGTCGGTGAAAATATAGGCATTTATGCATGGCACGGACGCCATCATCTGGCTCATATTACTTCTTTATCAAAGCGCCAGGGATGGTGA
- a CDS encoding SRPBCC family protein has translation MQAVIEKQGNGIIARFDRLFNHSVEKVWSALTENDKVEKWMSNLEMKDLRKDGTIKFNFNDGSGESFDMKIRDFRESAVLDFDWGDGWVRFEVSPEKDGCSLVLKESITPINDHTSKDLAGWHVCLEMLSDLLAGHHQDFPMDEWEKWHKEYTAAVERLDG, from the coding sequence ATGCAAGCTGTAATCGAAAAACAGGGTAACGGGATTATTGCAAGATTCGATCGCCTGTTCAATCATTCGGTGGAAAAGGTATGGAGTGCTTTAACGGAGAATGATAAGGTGGAAAAGTGGATGTCCAACCTGGAAATGAAGGACCTTCGAAAAGACGGGACCATCAAATTCAATTTCAATGATGGGTCAGGGGAATCTTTTGATATGAAAATAAGGGATTTCCGGGAATCCGCCGTATTGGATTTTGATTGGGGTGACGGCTGGGTTCGTTTCGAGGTATCCCCTGAAAAGGATGGATGCTCATTAGTATTGAAAGAATCCATCACGCCGATTAATGATCATACTTCAAAGGATTTGGCAGGCTGGCATGTTTGCCTCGAAATGTTGAGTGATTTACTTGCTGGTCATCATCAGGACTTCCCGATGGATGAATGGGAAAAATGGCATAAGGAATATACGGCCGCCGTCGAACGACTTGATGGATGA
- a CDS encoding arsenic transporter, with protein sequence MHFEIGMTIFVFVTTMIVILWRPGGINEAWPASIGAMIILLTGTVSHGDILDIINKIGGASITIMATIVMAVILESFGFFHWAAARLAILARGSGYRLYWYIQLLCFLMTLLFNNDGSIMITTPILILLLKNLRLKPHEAIPYLLSGALIATASSAPIGVSNIVNLIALKIVHMTLYMHTAMMFVPATLGLIFMSWLMFVVVKKKLPKKLPNNYYDIEERFFTKNFHPLKGKMTVETKRQRTKFMLKVLLYVFVVRCLLFVASYLSIPIEWVAVLGSLSLLIWRWYHLRTNPVDILKKTPWHILIFAFSMYVIIYGLHNVGLTAMLVQICEPIVNQGLLSASFVMGGLVSILSNIFNNHPALMIGTITLTEMGLDPITLKTIYLANIIGSDMGSLLLPIGTLASLIWMHILKQNKLEIKWKDYLSVSLIVIPIATVVTLLLLYYWVQMIFS encoded by the coding sequence ATGCATTTCGAAATTGGAATGACTATTTTTGTGTTCGTCACGACAATGATAGTTATATTATGGAGGCCAGGAGGTATCAATGAAGCATGGCCAGCTTCAATCGGTGCAATGATAATTTTACTGACTGGCACAGTATCCCATGGTGATATTTTGGATATCATCAATAAAATCGGGGGCGCATCGATCACCATCATGGCAACGATTGTCATGGCTGTAATCTTGGAAAGTTTCGGCTTTTTTCATTGGGCGGCTGCAAGGCTTGCCATCCTGGCTAGAGGATCGGGGTACCGCCTGTATTGGTACATTCAATTATTGTGCTTTTTAATGACCTTGTTATTCAATAACGACGGCAGCATCATGATTACGACCCCCATCTTAATCTTGCTTCTGAAAAATCTCAGATTAAAACCGCATGAAGCCATCCCGTATCTTTTGAGTGGAGCATTGATTGCGACAGCTTCGAGTGCGCCTATTGGCGTGAGTAATATTGTTAATTTAATCGCTTTGAAAATTGTGCACATGACGCTTTATATGCATACTGCCATGATGTTTGTACCTGCTACTCTGGGGTTGATCTTTATGTCATGGTTAATGTTCGTAGTGGTCAAGAAAAAATTGCCCAAGAAATTACCGAATAATTATTATGACATTGAGGAACGTTTCTTTACTAAGAATTTCCACCCCTTAAAGGGAAAAATGACGGTTGAAACAAAAAGGCAACGCACAAAATTCATGTTGAAAGTTTTGCTCTATGTGTTCGTGGTGCGCTGTTTACTCTTTGTAGCTTCTTATTTATCCATTCCAATCGAGTGGGTAGCTGTACTTGGTTCTTTATCTTTACTGATCTGGAGATGGTATCATTTACGGACAAATCCTGTCGATATCTTAAAAAAGACCCCATGGCACATCCTGATATTCGCATTCTCCATGTATGTCATCATTTATGGACTCCATAATGTAGGGCTTACAGCCATGCTCGTACAGATATGCGAACCGATTGTAAACCAAGGGCTACTGAGTGCGAGCTTTGTCATGGGAGGATTGGTTTCGATTCTATCAAACATTTTCAACAATCATCCAGCATTAATGATAGGTACCATTACCTTAACGGAAATGGGACTTGATCCGATCACATTAAAAACTATCTATCTAGCTAATATAATCGGTAGTGACATGGGATCCTTGTTATTGCCCATCGGTACTCTTGCCTCACTTATCTGGATGCATATCTTGAAACAAAACAAATTGGAAATAAAATGGAAAGATTATTTAAGCGTATCCCTGATAGTCATACCAATAGCGACAGTGGTGACACTGCTCTTATTATATTATTGGGTGCAAATGATTTTTAGCTGA
- a CDS encoding endospore germination permease, with protein MEFTSIQSFNNGNGDRIILKKISSIQTLSIFFLSIGLLNHVILIPFLLSTGGRDSWFFSILIIGLIPIWVYILSRIIKNMNNQSLTDWLEYSFGKTIKNIVLFFIVIYLISLVLATTKETIDWITTSFLFETPSLAIIIPFTLLCIFLAHSGMRSIAICSSVLLPIVVILGIFVAIGNMPTKDYSHLLPLFENGYFHGVKALKYSGYGLAELILIAFFQEKLTDKISRKVLVFICLGLVFLLLGPLTAALAEFGPTLAEAMRYPAYEQWRLLTIGKYIEHTDFFSIYQWLAGAYIRVSLALFLITEIFNRKTEKMKVGILFAVGFLMVVISIVPFSNFKFLHVTQTFYYPGAFYFLLLLSAFLFIGTFISSKEGKRHENETIQK; from the coding sequence ATGGAATTTACATCAATCCAATCTTTTAACAATGGAAATGGGGATAGGATCATCTTGAAGAAAATCAGTTCGATACAAACCCTTAGCATCTTCTTTTTATCAATCGGCCTTCTTAATCACGTTATTTTGATCCCTTTCCTTCTATCCACCGGCGGAAGGGATTCTTGGTTTTTTTCTATCCTTATTATTGGATTGATACCGATTTGGGTCTACATATTATCGAGGATAATCAAGAATATGAATAATCAATCCCTGACGGATTGGCTTGAATATAGCTTTGGAAAAACTATTAAAAATATCGTTTTATTCTTTATCGTGATTTATCTGATCAGCCTTGTTTTGGCCACCACCAAGGAAACGATTGATTGGATCACTACAAGCTTCCTTTTTGAAACCCCAAGTTTAGCGATTATTATTCCGTTTACACTACTATGCATCTTCCTTGCCCATTCAGGTATGCGTTCCATCGCCATTTGCTCTTCTGTATTATTACCCATTGTCGTCATTCTTGGCATTTTTGTTGCGATCGGAAATATGCCGACAAAAGACTATAGCCACCTCCTTCCCCTTTTCGAGAATGGCTATTTTCATGGCGTTAAAGCCCTGAAGTATTCTGGTTATGGTCTTGCCGAACTGATTTTAATCGCTTTTTTCCAGGAAAAGCTTACTGATAAAATCAGTCGAAAAGTATTGGTTTTCATATGCCTCGGTTTAGTGTTTTTACTTCTAGGTCCATTAACAGCAGCACTTGCTGAATTCGGACCGACCTTAGCCGAAGCCATGAGGTACCCTGCCTATGAACAGTGGCGTCTGCTGACTATTGGAAAATATATCGAACATACAGATTTCTTTTCCATTTACCAATGGCTTGCTGGTGCCTATATCCGTGTTTCACTGGCATTATTCTTAATAACGGAAATCTTTAATAGGAAAACGGAAAAAATGAAGGTAGGAATTCTTTTCGCTGTCGGCTTTCTCATGGTCGTCATCTCCATCGTACCATTCAGTAATTTCAAGTTTTTGCATGTGACCCAAACTTTTTATTATCCTGGTGCTTTTTATTTCCTATTACTTTTGTCCGCCTTTTTGTTTATCGGCACGTTCATTAGTTCGAAGGAGGGTAAACGACATGAGAATGAAACGATCCAAAAATGA
- a CDS encoding GNAT family N-acetyltransferase: protein MNAELKIEQLTSVRDHINELSDLLMQVVKDGASIGFLPPMKRSKAIDYWSGALNPDVILFVAKLKGEIVGSVQLHSCSKQNGGHRAEIAKLMTHTGYRRNGIGRSLMLEAEKRAKQEGRTLLVLDTREGDPSNSLYTSLGYIQAGRIPDYAKSANGEFHPTIFYYKKTN, encoded by the coding sequence GTGAATGCTGAGTTGAAAATCGAACAATTAACATCAGTCCGCGACCACATTAATGAACTTTCGGATCTTTTGATGCAGGTGGTGAAAGATGGCGCGTCCATTGGTTTTTTACCTCCCATGAAACGGTCTAAGGCCATTGATTACTGGAGTGGTGCCCTAAATCCTGATGTGATTCTGTTTGTCGCTAAATTAAAGGGTGAGATTGTCGGGAGCGTACAGTTACATTCATGTTCAAAGCAAAACGGCGGCCATCGTGCGGAAATAGCAAAATTAATGACGCATACTGGTTATAGGCGAAATGGAATAGGACGTTCACTCATGCTAGAGGCTGAGAAGAGGGCCAAGCAAGAGGGACGGACATTATTGGTCCTGGATACAAGGGAAGGAGATCCTTCTAACTCCCTGTATACTTCATTGGGATATATTCAGGCAGGCAGGATTCCTGATTATGCGAAATCTGCAAATGGTGAATTCCATCCAACCATTTTTTATTATAAAAAAACGAATTGA
- a CDS encoding spore germination protein: MRMKRSKNEPTLPELREETFRELFSSSSDIMFDTIYIGETERPIPVIIFYCSGMADISLLNEGILEKLNKMMELDERIDEEEAINKLKPLVDLTKVTIDSDFNSVQQLIFSGNALLFIPSTQKLFSINLSNVPNRQPEESSFEVSVRGPRDGFVEDLSMNTALIRKRLKTKSLAYEDFIVGRRSQTKVALMYMDDIIDKELVKNVRSKINSIDIDILVSSQQLEELISNSKYSIFPLTHYTSRPDFVVEALNQGRFILIVDGMPTIIVAPSTLLLQIKTAEDSNLPYLFVSLERLLRFMGLVITVLLPGFWISISAFNIEQVPFPLLATITLSRLGLPLSATMEFILMLILFELFRESGVRLPKAVGQTVAVVGGLIVGDAAIRAGLTSQTMLVVTAVTSVASYTLVNQSLTGAVTILRMFVLLLSCIYGIYGTIIGFLSIVTLLSRLDSFGISYIGGMNPPRFTKLLDSFVMRPWNSMSKRSLAANDKTRKGQ; this comes from the coding sequence ATGAGAATGAAACGATCCAAAAATGAACCAACCCTGCCTGAATTAAGGGAGGAGACATTTCGGGAGTTATTCAGTTCAAGCTCGGATATCATGTTTGACACGATTTATATCGGAGAAACCGAAAGACCCATTCCTGTCATTATCTTTTATTGCTCGGGTATGGCCGATATCAGTTTACTAAACGAGGGGATTTTGGAAAAGTTAAACAAAATGATGGAATTGGATGAGAGAATCGATGAAGAGGAGGCAATCAACAAGCTAAAACCATTGGTAGATTTGACTAAAGTGACGATTGATAGCGACTTCAATAGCGTCCAGCAGCTGATTTTCTCCGGGAATGCCTTATTATTCATTCCATCAACCCAAAAGTTATTTTCAATAAATTTGTCCAATGTTCCGAACAGACAGCCTGAGGAGTCTTCCTTCGAGGTCTCTGTAAGAGGACCAAGAGATGGATTTGTCGAGGATTTATCCATGAATACCGCTTTAATCAGAAAGCGGCTAAAAACAAAATCGCTTGCCTATGAAGACTTTATTGTCGGCAGGCGCAGTCAAACGAAAGTCGCACTGATGTACATGGATGACATCATTGATAAAGAACTGGTCAAAAATGTGAGGTCCAAAATTAACTCCATTGATATTGATATATTGGTGAGCAGCCAGCAATTGGAGGAATTGATCTCAAATAGTAAATATAGTATATTTCCACTCACTCATTATACGAGTCGCCCCGATTTTGTTGTGGAAGCACTCAATCAAGGAAGATTCATTCTAATCGTGGACGGAATGCCAACCATAATCGTGGCTCCTTCTACATTATTATTGCAAATAAAAACAGCAGAAGACTCGAATCTTCCTTATCTATTTGTAAGTCTTGAGCGACTTCTTCGCTTTATGGGGCTTGTCATTACCGTTTTATTGCCGGGGTTTTGGATATCCATTTCCGCTTTCAACATTGAACAGGTGCCGTTCCCGTTATTGGCCACCATCACCCTTTCAAGGCTTGGACTTCCCTTATCCGCCACGATGGAATTCATTCTCATGCTCATTTTATTTGAATTATTTCGAGAATCCGGAGTCAGGTTACCTAAAGCGGTTGGACAGACAGTTGCTGTTGTAGGCGGCCTCATTGTCGGTGATGCCGCGATAAGGGCCGGACTGACCTCACAAACCATGCTTGTGGTTACTGCCGTAACCTCTGTCGCATCTTATACTCTTGTAAACCAGTCTTTAACAGGGGCCGTAACGATTCTGCGCATGTTTGTGCTGTTACTAAGCTGTATTTATGGAATCTATGGCACGATAATCGGTTTCCTTTCTATTGTCACTTTACTATCCAGGCTTGATTCATTCGGGATTTCATATATTGGCGGAATGAACCCGCCAAGATTCACTAAACTACTGGATTCATTCGTAATGAGACCATGGAATTCCATGAGCAAACGATCCTTGGCTGCTAATGATAAGACCAGAAAGGGGCAGTAA